The Nitrospira sp. SG-bin1 DNA segment ATCGGCAGGTCGCCACTCAAGAAATGACCGTGTACCATGCCGATGGCCGTGAGATTCCGGTGGAAATGGACTTGATCCGCGTCGGCGGGACCGAACAACTGCACGTCATGGTGCAGCTTCGCGATATTACCGATCGGAAGAAACTCGAGCGCCAATTGGAATCATACCGCGAGGATCTCGAGCTGAAAGTTCGGGAACGTACCAGGGAAATCGAGGAGACCAAGCAATACTTGGAAAATCTGCTCGAGAACGCCAACGACGTCATTTATACATTGGATCTGGACCAACAGTTCACCTATGTCAACAGCAAGGTCAACGCCTGGGGGTATCGTAAGGATGATTTGATCGGGCGGCCGTATCTCTCCCTTTTGTCACGGCGCCATCGTGGACGGCGTCTCAAGAGCACCTTGGATATCGGAGCCAAGCAGGTGTACGAGGTCGAGGTTGTGACGCGATTGGGCGACGTGCGCGCCGTCATGGTCAGCGTGTCTCCGCTTCAAGGGGCCGATGGAGAGATCCTCGGAGTGCTTGGCATTGCCCGCGATATGACGGAGACCAAGAAGCTGGAGCGGCAGATTCGCAATGCGGAAAAACTGGCGTCTATCGGCCAGCTGGCGGCCGGAGTGGCCCATGAAATCAACAATCCGCTGGGCGGGATCCTCAACTGTCTCTACAACCTTCGAAAAGGGCCGCTGTCTTCGGCACGCCAGGAAGAATACTGGGCTTCCATGGAACACGGTGTTCGGCGTGTCCAGAAGATCGTCCGGCAGTTGCTCGACTTTTCACAGCAGCATGAACCGGCCTTCAGCCCCGCCGATATCAATCGAATCGTCGACCAGGTACTGGGATTGACCACTCATCTTTTCGTGCCCAATAAGATTCGCTTGGAAACATTTCCAGCCGCGGGGTTGCCCAATGTGATGGTTGATCGGCACATGATCGAACAGGTCTTGATGAATCTGATCTTGAACGCCGTGCAGGCCATGAAAAGCGGTGGAGTGCTGACGATCAGGACATCCGCTGCCGAGGGGGTCTGCCGGGTCGAGGTGAAAGATACGGGATCCGGGATTCCGGCCTCGGTCCTTCCGCGGGTCTTCGATCCTTTCTTTACGACCAAAGGAGAGGGAGAGGGGACGGGGTTGGGGCTCTCGGTCAATCTTGGCATCGTGGAGCGTCACGGCGGAAAAATTTTGGTCGACAGTGAAGTCGGAAAAGGCACGACCTTCACGCTGTGCCTTCCCGTGTCGCGAGAACGCCTCTTGGCGGAGAAGGGAGCATGAAAGGGTTGACCGTTCTGCTGGTCGATGATGAGCCTTTGATGCGTCTCTCCATGTTGGACGCCTTGGAAGCAGTCGGCTGCGAGGTGCGCGCGGTGCCGACCGGCACGGAGGGGATTGAAGCGATTCGAGAAAAGACATTCGATGTGGTCATCACCGATCTGCGGTTACCGGGCGTGGACGGACTGACCGTGCTCCAGACGGCCAAAGAGAAGGAGCCCCAAACCGAGGTGCTGGTGATTACCGCGCATGGATCGGTGGAAACGGCTGTCGGGGCCATGAAACTGGGAGCGTGTGATTACATCACGAAGCCGTTCCAAATGGATGAATTGCTGCTGGTCGTCGAGCGGATCAGCGGGATGATCGCACTCCGTCGAGAGAATCAAGACCTCAAACACCAGCTTGAAGACAAGTTTTGCTTCAACGGCATCTTGGGCGCGAACAGTCGGATGCGGGCGGTATTGGACAAAATCAAACTGGTGGCTGAGACCGATTCCACCGTCCTGATTGTCGGGGAGAGCGGAACCGGCAAAGAACTCGTCGCCAATGCGTTGCATCAGAACAGTCCGCGAAAAGGGTATCCATTGATCAAAGTCAGCTGTGCCGCGTTGCCGGAGACGCTGCTGGAAGCGGAACTGTTCGGTCATGAAAAGGGGGCGTTTACGGGTGCGCTGCGCCAGCGTCGGGGGCGGTTCGAAATGGCCAACAAGGGCACCCTCTTTCTTGATGAAATCGGGGAAATCTCGCCGGTGGTGCAGGTGAAACTCTTGCGTGTTCTGCAGGAACGTACCTTTGAACGGGTCGGAAGCAATGAACCGATCGAAACCGATGTGCGACTTGTGTGCGCCACGCAGCGAGACCTCCGCAAGGAGGTGGTTCAAGGCCGGTTTCGCGAAGACCTTTTCTACCGGCTCAACGTCGTACCGATCGTTGTTCCCCCGCTCAGACAACGGCAGGAAGATATCATGGTCATCGCCGAGCACGTTCTGGAAACGTGTGCGCAGAAGCTGAACAAGCAGTTGCGGGGGTTTTCCCAGCAGGCACGGGAATTGTTACTGCGCTATTCTTTTCCGGGGAATGTACGGGAGTTGGAGAACATGGTCGAGCGGGCCGTGGCCTTGGGACGGGATCGGGACGCGGTTCAACCGGCTGATCTTTGCGGATTTCAAACCTGTCCCTATTTGGGTGGTGTTCCACAGGAGTCCTGTGGTTTCTGTAGCGAAGGGTTGACCGGGGGAAAAAAGACGCGGAATACCGCTTTGACTTCGCTGGCCGCAGCACGAGAACATTTTGAGAAGGACTACATCGTCTCCGTGTTGGAACGCGTGGAGGGAAGCCGAACGACCGCCTCGAGAATCTTGGGATTGTCGAGAAAGGCTCTGTGGGAGAAGTGCAAACGCTATGGAATTCCGTCGGCACAGGGTGACGGGCAGGAGAAAAACTAGAACGACCGCCACTTACCGGCCAGAGTCCGCGCCACCGGTGAGATATCGTCGTGTGGGGCTATGTTGCGATCTTCTATTGAGGGAGGAATCTGAATCATGAATCTTGGGAACCGAACCATCCATGTTGTGCTGAGCCTTGTCGTATCTACCGGACTGACGTATGCCGCGGAACCGGCAGATGTGGAGAAATTCGTGAACGC contains these protein-coding regions:
- a CDS encoding Fis family transcriptional regulator; the protein is MKGLTVLLVDDEPLMRLSMLDALEAVGCEVRAVPTGTEGIEAIREKTFDVVITDLRLPGVDGLTVLQTAKEKEPQTEVLVITAHGSVETAVGAMKLGACDYITKPFQMDELLLVVERISGMIALRRENQDLKHQLEDKFCFNGILGANSRMRAVLDKIKLVAETDSTVLIVGESGTGKELVANALHQNSPRKGYPLIKVSCAALPETLLEAELFGHEKGAFTGALRQRRGRFEMANKGTLFLDEIGEISPVVQVKLLRVLQERTFERVGSNEPIETDVRLVCATQRDLRKEVVQGRFREDLFYRLNVVPIVVPPLRQRQEDIMVIAEHVLETCAQKLNKQLRGFSQQARELLLRYSFPGNVRELENMVERAVALGRDRDAVQPADLCGFQTCPYLGGVPQESCGFCSEGLTGGKKTRNTALTSLAAAREHFEKDYIVSVLERVEGSRTTASRILGLSRKALWEKCKRYGIPSAQGDGQEKN